A single genomic interval of Chitinophaga sp. 180180018-3 harbors:
- a CDS encoding phosphatidate cytidylyltransferase, producing MKTFFTRTASALVFVAVMLGGILWTDVSFFLLFFLIGCFALQEYFRLLRHIDPDYNNIPVWHQWGATIAGAAILLTFTGKNFQIAHLPTGFIGWWVAVIFLLVMPLGEVLMSKDFSLKNLGYSAIGLLYVTVPFGLLIHIRLNAINIHYTVLDVGTAPGWLIPLLLIIFIWINDTMAYIVGSLIGRTPFAPAISPKKTIEGTVGGMILAVAAAAVYGYFWGKQYLALQHWIVLALIAAVFGTIGDLIESKLKRMAGVKDSGRIMPGHGGFLDRFDSLLLAAPFAWIYVQFFMMA from the coding sequence ATGAAAACTTTTTTCACCCGCACTGCTTCGGCGCTTGTGTTTGTGGCAGTGATGCTGGGCGGTATCTTATGGACGGATGTTAGTTTTTTCCTGCTTTTTTTCCTGATAGGCTGTTTTGCCCTCCAGGAGTACTTTAGGCTGTTGCGTCATATCGATCCCGATTATAACAACATCCCTGTCTGGCACCAATGGGGAGCCACCATTGCGGGTGCAGCCATCCTGCTGACTTTTACCGGTAAGAACTTTCAAATAGCACATCTGCCTACAGGCTTCATTGGCTGGTGGGTGGCCGTTATCTTTTTGCTGGTAATGCCATTGGGAGAAGTATTAATGAGTAAAGACTTTTCTTTAAAGAATCTTGGCTATTCTGCCATCGGGCTGCTGTATGTAACTGTACCATTCGGACTGCTGATTCATATCCGTCTGAATGCTATCAATATACATTATACGGTACTGGATGTAGGCACGGCTCCGGGCTGGCTGATTCCGCTGCTGCTGATCATTTTCATCTGGATCAACGATACCATGGCCTATATCGTGGGCTCGCTGATTGGCCGTACGCCCTTTGCTCCGGCTATTTCGCCCAAGAAAACCATCGAAGGTACGGTGGGAGGAATGATACTGGCTGTGGCTGCCGCCGCTGTATATGGCTATTTCTGGGGCAAACAGTATCTCGCCCTGCAACATTGGATTGTACTGGCCCTGATTGCCGCCGTTTTTGGCACCATTGGCGACCTGATAGAATCGAAGCTGAAACGAATGGCCGGGGTGAAAGACTCAGGCCGGATCATGCCCGGTCATGGCGGTTTCCTCGACCGGTTCGATTCTCTGCTCCTGGCGGCTCCCTTCGCCTGGATCTATGTACAGTTCTTTATGATGGCTTAA
- a CDS encoding DUF2007 domain-containing protein, whose amino-acid sequence MEKDWVKVFASNSPFEAEVVKGMLLENGVTAVLLNRQSSSYNIGLPGQAELYVHQSNEQTAKDLIHNHNNHPTGDVTGDVE is encoded by the coding sequence ATGGAAAAAGACTGGGTTAAAGTTTTTGCAAGTAATAGTCCCTTTGAGGCAGAAGTAGTGAAAGGCATGCTGCTGGAGAACGGAGTAACAGCAGTACTGTTGAACAGGCAGTCATCTTCCTACAATATTGGCCTCCCGGGGCAGGCGGAACTATACGTACATCAGTCGAATGAGCAAACTGCCAAAGACCTGATACACAATCATAACAACCACCCAACCGGCGATGTGACGGGGGATGTGGAATAA
- a CDS encoding type II CAAX endopeptidase family protein — MTGYLKQSPVLMQFVTFLGFFFGFFAIYLFALGLITPGITGQSLEALQNGALVNPNFIGYLKITQFFYSIVAFFVPAALFAYLWQPYPMTYLGLKPAPKGIQVVLALVAIYGCLIIASPLGEWNKTWPVPDAVKDAAALAEKLLEVFLKMPTITDLLINLVLIAIVPAIAEEFFFRGVLQRLLIKATRNVWIGVFIASVIFSAIHGDILGFMPRLLLGIGLGAIYVFSGNLWLAIYAHILVNGMQVLMLYLFQHGMLKEDPAKDGTVEWYYVALAIPVTIGVFWALRKKSDPMPMIDPVEAATDKVDEIGNNDEI, encoded by the coding sequence ATGACCGGTTATCTGAAACAGTCTCCCGTTTTAATGCAGTTCGTTACCTTCCTCGGTTTCTTCTTTGGGTTCTTTGCCATATACCTGTTCGCGTTGGGGCTGATCACCCCGGGTATCACCGGTCAAAGCCTGGAAGCCCTCCAAAATGGAGCACTGGTAAATCCTAACTTCATCGGCTATCTGAAAATAACACAATTCTTTTACTCTATTGTAGCATTCTTTGTACCAGCGGCGCTTTTTGCCTACCTGTGGCAACCTTATCCCATGACTTACCTGGGGCTGAAACCTGCCCCCAAAGGCATTCAGGTAGTGCTGGCGCTGGTGGCAATATATGGATGCCTGATAATAGCCAGCCCTCTGGGGGAGTGGAATAAAACCTGGCCGGTTCCGGATGCAGTGAAAGATGCGGCCGCCCTGGCAGAGAAATTACTGGAAGTTTTTCTGAAGATGCCCACCATCACCGACCTCCTCATTAACCTGGTGCTGATCGCCATTGTTCCTGCCATTGCGGAAGAATTCTTTTTCAGGGGCGTATTACAGCGCCTGTTAATCAAGGCCACCCGGAATGTGTGGATCGGTGTATTCATTGCTTCAGTAATATTCAGCGCCATCCATGGGGATATATTGGGCTTTATGCCCAGGCTGCTGCTGGGCATAGGGCTGGGCGCCATCTATGTTTTCAGCGGAAACCTCTGGCTGGCCATATATGCGCATATCCTCGTTAACGGGATGCAGGTATTGATGTTATACCTGTTCCAACATGGGATGCTGAAAGAAGACCCGGCGAAAGACGGAACCGTTGAATGGTATTACGTAGCCCTGGCGATCCCTGTTACTATTGGTGTGTTTTGGGCGTTACGGAAGAAATCCGATCCAATGCCCATGATCGACCCGGTAGAAGCAGCAACAGATAAAGTAGACGAAATTGGGAATAATGACGAGATTTGA
- the dusB gene encoding tRNA dihydrouridine synthase DusB, whose amino-acid sequence MVKIGNIELGEFPLLLAPMEDVSDPPFRAVCKDNGADLMYTEFISSEGLIRDAIKSRKKLDIFDYERPVGIQIFGGDEESLSLAAQIVEATNPDLLDINFGCPVKKVACKGAGAGILKDIPKMVKLTAAVVKATKLPVTIKTRLGWDEETKNIEDVAERLQDVGIKALTIHGRTRTQMYKGSADWTLIGKVKNNPRIQIPIFGNGDICTPEQAIAARQKYGVDGIMIGRAAIGYPWVFREIKHFMKTGEHLPLPTVLERVEVCKKHLHQSVAWKGEVVGILEMRRHYTNYLKGLPHIKEFRQQLVTLNTLAEIEDVLDAVVLQYKDHIFERAAPQLAAQDFLPADNEMAGCNVYG is encoded by the coding sequence ATGGTGAAGATAGGAAATATTGAACTAGGAGAATTCCCTTTATTGCTGGCGCCCATGGAAGATGTGAGCGATCCGCCATTCCGTGCGGTATGTAAAGATAATGGGGCTGACCTCATGTATACCGAGTTCATATCTTCGGAGGGGCTGATACGTGATGCCATAAAAAGCCGGAAGAAGCTGGATATTTTTGATTACGAACGGCCTGTTGGTATACAGATCTTTGGCGGGGATGAAGAGTCGCTTTCACTGGCCGCCCAGATTGTGGAAGCTACCAACCCGGATCTGCTGGATATTAATTTTGGCTGTCCGGTGAAGAAAGTGGCCTGTAAGGGAGCCGGTGCCGGTATATTGAAGGATATTCCCAAGATGGTAAAGCTTACGGCAGCTGTAGTAAAAGCCACCAAACTGCCGGTGACCATTAAAACCCGCCTGGGTTGGGATGAGGAAACCAAGAATATCGAAGACGTGGCGGAAAGGCTGCAGGATGTGGGAATCAAAGCCCTCACCATTCACGGCCGTACCCGTACCCAAATGTATAAAGGAAGCGCCGACTGGACGCTGATCGGAAAAGTAAAGAATAATCCACGCATACAAATCCCTATCTTTGGTAACGGTGACATATGTACGCCGGAGCAGGCAATAGCCGCCAGACAGAAATACGGGGTAGATGGCATTATGATCGGCCGCGCAGCTATCGGATATCCCTGGGTTTTCAGGGAAATAAAGCATTTTATGAAGACGGGCGAACATTTGCCTTTACCAACTGTTTTAGAAAGAGTGGAAGTTTGTAAAAAGCATCTTCACCAATCAGTTGCCTGGAAAGGGGAAGTAGTTGGTATACTGGAAATGCGCCGGCATTATACAAATTATCTCAAAGGTTTGCCGCATATAAAGGAATTCCGACAACAATTAGTAACTTTAAATACATTAGCAGAAATAGAGGACGTATTAGATGCGGTAGTACTGCAATACAAGGATCATATTTTCGAAAGAGCTGCTCCCCAGTTAGCCGCACAGGATTTTCTGCCGGCAGATAATGAAATGGCCGGCTGTAACGTTTACGGATAA
- a CDS encoding NUMOD4 domain-containing protein, producing the protein MTTFKNLKNEVWKDLQIKNKSALRKKYAVSNMGRVISYHESTEDGKLLTGSTVEGYTVLNVKPADTYQSLYLHREVAKLFSKRSGRSHKYVIHLDYDKKNNKASNLQWATKEEMEEHQQKSPAKLAYKEKQRNRLKGLKLNITKVKSIKRLLNKPGKKTMKQIAEQFDISEMQLYRIKSGENWGHVTVD; encoded by the coding sequence ATGACCACATTTAAAAATCTGAAAAATGAAGTCTGGAAAGACTTACAGATTAAAAACAAATCTGCCCTGCGTAAAAAATACGCTGTTTCTAACATGGGGAGAGTGATCAGTTATCATGAAAGTACAGAAGACGGCAAGTTACTCACGGGTTCTACCGTAGAAGGGTATACGGTATTGAACGTAAAACCGGCAGATACTTACCAATCACTCTACCTGCACAGGGAAGTGGCTAAACTCTTTAGTAAAAGGTCAGGGCGGTCGCATAAATATGTGATCCACCTCGACTACGATAAAAAGAACAATAAAGCATCCAACCTTCAATGGGCAACGAAGGAGGAAATGGAAGAGCACCAGCAGAAAAGCCCGGCCAAGCTGGCCTATAAAGAAAAGCAGCGCAATCGTTTGAAAGGATTGAAGCTGAACATTACCAAAGTGAAGAGTATCAAACGCCTGTTGAATAAACCAGGCAAGAAAACAATGAAACAAATTGCCGAACAGTTCGATATCAGCGAAATGCAGCTTTACCGCATCAAGAGCGGAGAGAACTGGGGGCATGTAACAGTGGATTAA
- a CDS encoding AAA domain-containing protein yields the protein MEASQTATAFYARIREAYHLPDTDEKIRQYRQILEILFRELTRKESRSFGNLFARMQFYFDQNALPPDIRQQLTALSILTNKATRGMFSLQDTEHQLCIRALSEAVAWCFQVAPPNDLQEIYAPAGQHKLSVTWQHHSGTLTLIKCMVTSVGTLQTSADGRYSMQVGARNDEQGDFLLLLEDMDPVAILSLHRLLRPYDTIHVLNCRQLSSGEYAATAESQVVLEPDLLIDISDLAECFTHKGPNRLLYLVKKLTPQQSGPAAFKGNLVNALLDEMLRNNNVDFKTSFVEAVAENVLQAAAYGREAINEMYRDIRQQHWGNLHNTVKELQHKPVRIEPTFFSALYGLQGRLDLMAEDDADELRKEIFELKSGKCPDYNTWKNHEMQVVGYNLLLRSAFGRHRKGSSAILYSAAATNPLRNVSSTHHSENDLLLLRNEVVAMMLRLAIGETTILSGITAAAAQGLPSFSAAHFATYEQAWQTAPPLAKDYYREFLSFTLREYLQAKCGMFSAVAREDDADGFAGLWLQQEKDKLRHFNIIPGLRFREFDNTNSLVVFDIVVPVSHNFRQGDTAIIYPRTSTELQPMQQQLLKGRIEDLGRDQLSFSLNNRQMTLDFFRQFDEWIIEHDIYESNYWTAAAALFHVISPPYRERMNLLLGLTAPRREPLTYACPAMFNPNQEIIVRQALEARDYFLLQGPPGTGKTSSLLTTIVGEMVKQGRSVVLVAFTNKAVDEICHKLSARDISHLRLGGRNSGASQLLREYCLKGSLDDARKFITGQRVFVATVATMTSRLDQLLMMGIPADTLIVDEASQLTEPQLLGLLMPFRKFILIGDQNQLPPVVAQEEYFCAVQAASLQSLGITDLRTALFERLMHCCKNHHWHHAWGMLNTHFRMHDNIAALVNHYYAGQLSSGRPEQQAAFEMPAHPTTQGWERILSLGRKVFIPSPYEATSKMNKTEAQWVASLLQYLKRRHGSGFSKDTVGVVTPWRTQISLIRTLIGEDDDLASINIDTVERFQGAENDIIIVSLAVYHAAQVNTLQCLGQFSWEEKNIEVDRKLLVTLSRARKQVIVLGHEPVLQHSAHYRKMLGEMMRADL from the coding sequence ATGGAGGCATCACAGACGGCAACCGCGTTTTACGCCAGGATAAGGGAAGCATACCATCTCCCGGATACAGATGAAAAAATCCGTCAATACAGACAGATACTTGAAATCCTTTTCAGGGAGCTTACCCGGAAAGAAAGCCGTTCATTCGGTAACCTGTTTGCGCGGATGCAGTTTTATTTTGATCAGAACGCACTTCCTCCCGATATCCGTCAGCAACTGACAGCCTTAAGCATCCTAACGAATAAGGCTACACGCGGAATGTTCTCCTTGCAGGATACGGAACACCAGCTTTGTATCAGAGCCCTTTCAGAGGCCGTGGCCTGGTGTTTCCAGGTTGCGCCGCCCAACGATCTGCAGGAAATATATGCGCCGGCCGGCCAGCACAAACTATCTGTTACCTGGCAGCACCATTCCGGCACTCTTACCCTGATCAAGTGTATGGTCACTTCCGTTGGTACACTCCAAACCAGTGCCGATGGCCGTTACTCCATGCAGGTGGGCGCCCGGAACGACGAACAGGGTGATTTTCTGCTTTTGCTGGAAGATATGGACCCTGTGGCTATTTTATCACTACACCGGTTGTTACGCCCTTACGATACGATTCATGTGCTTAACTGCCGCCAGCTTAGTTCCGGCGAATATGCCGCTACTGCGGAAAGCCAGGTGGTGCTGGAACCGGACCTGCTGATCGATATCAGTGACCTTGCTGAATGTTTTACGCATAAAGGCCCCAACCGGCTACTGTACCTCGTGAAAAAGCTCACGCCTCAGCAATCCGGTCCGGCAGCATTCAAGGGCAACCTCGTCAATGCGCTGCTGGATGAGATGCTCCGCAACAACAATGTCGATTTCAAAACTTCCTTTGTAGAGGCAGTAGCCGAAAATGTATTGCAGGCAGCCGCCTACGGCCGGGAGGCCATCAATGAAATGTACCGCGATATCCGGCAGCAGCACTGGGGCAATCTGCACAATACTGTGAAAGAACTGCAGCATAAACCTGTGCGCATTGAGCCCACATTTTTTTCTGCATTGTATGGCCTTCAGGGGCGATTGGATCTGATGGCAGAAGACGATGCAGATGAACTCCGCAAGGAAATCTTTGAGCTCAAAAGCGGGAAATGCCCGGATTACAATACCTGGAAAAACCATGAAATGCAGGTGGTAGGCTATAACCTCCTGCTTCGTTCTGCTTTCGGCAGGCACCGGAAAGGTAGCTCTGCTATCCTGTATTCCGCTGCTGCTACCAACCCACTGCGGAACGTCAGCAGTACGCATCACTCGGAAAACGACCTGTTACTGCTACGCAACGAAGTAGTGGCCATGATGTTACGACTGGCTATCGGCGAAACAACCATATTATCCGGCATTACAGCTGCGGCCGCACAAGGCCTGCCTTCCTTCAGCGCTGCACACTTCGCCACATATGAGCAAGCCTGGCAAACAGCGCCACCTCTGGCAAAAGACTACTATCGTGAATTTCTCTCCTTCACACTGAGAGAGTATTTGCAGGCCAAATGTGGCATGTTCTCTGCCGTGGCCAGGGAAGACGATGCAGACGGATTCGCAGGACTATGGCTGCAACAGGAGAAAGACAAACTCCGTCACTTCAACATCATTCCCGGACTAAGGTTCCGGGAATTCGACAATACCAACAGCCTGGTTGTATTCGATATAGTCGTTCCCGTTAGCCACAATTTCCGGCAGGGCGACACCGCCATCATCTATCCCCGAACCAGCACTGAGCTGCAACCCATGCAGCAGCAGTTGCTGAAAGGCAGAATAGAAGACCTCGGCCGGGATCAGCTGAGCTTTTCCCTGAACAACCGGCAGATGACTCTGGATTTTTTCCGCCAGTTCGATGAATGGATCATAGAACATGACATCTATGAATCCAACTACTGGACCGCCGCTGCCGCACTCTTTCATGTCATTTCCCCTCCATACCGGGAAAGAATGAACCTGCTGCTGGGGCTAACTGCTCCCCGCCGGGAACCACTGACGTATGCGTGTCCGGCGATGTTCAACCCCAACCAGGAAATCATTGTACGGCAAGCATTGGAAGCCCGGGATTACTTCCTGTTACAAGGGCCACCCGGTACCGGTAAAACATCTTCCTTACTCACTACCATAGTAGGAGAGATGGTAAAACAAGGACGCAGCGTGGTGTTGGTGGCATTCACCAACAAAGCGGTAGACGAAATATGCCATAAACTCAGCGCCAGGGATATCAGTCATCTGCGGCTGGGCGGGCGTAATTCGGGTGCCTCACAGCTGTTGCGGGAATATTGCCTGAAAGGTTCACTGGATGATGCCCGCAAATTCATCACCGGCCAGCGGGTATTTGTGGCCACTGTAGCCACTATGACCTCGCGTCTGGATCAGCTGCTGATGATGGGTATACCGGCCGATACCCTGATCGTGGATGAAGCCTCGCAACTTACAGAGCCGCAGCTACTGGGGCTGCTGATGCCTTTCCGTAAATTTATCCTGATAGGAGATCAGAACCAGTTACCTCCGGTTGTTGCCCAGGAAGAATATTTTTGTGCCGTGCAGGCAGCATCCCTTCAATCGTTGGGCATCACCGACCTGCGTACAGCGCTCTTTGAGCGGTTGATGCATTGCTGTAAAAACCATCACTGGCACCATGCCTGGGGAATGCTGAACACTCATTTCCGGATGCACGATAATATAGCAGCACTGGTAAATCATTACTACGCCGGACAACTTTCTTCGGGCAGGCCGGAGCAACAGGCGGCATTCGAAATGCCAGCCCATCCAACCACGCAGGGTTGGGAACGTATCCTTTCTCTGGGGAGGAAAGTGTTTATTCCCAGCCCGTACGAAGCTACTTCCAAGATGAACAAAACGGAGGCCCAATGGGTGGCTTCTTTGCTGCAATACCTCAAACGCCGCCATGGGTCCGGTTTTTCGAAAGATACAGTAGGAGTGGTGACGCCATGGAGAACGCAGATCAGCCTGATCCGCACATTGATCGGGGAAGACGACGACCTTGCCAGCATTAATATTGATACCGTGGAACGCTTCCAGGGAGCGGAAAACGACATTATCATCGTTTCACTGGCGGTTTATCATGCTGCACAGGTGAATACCCTGCAATGCCTGGGGCAGTTCAGCTGGGAGGAGAAGAACATTGAGGTCGACAGAAAGCTGCTGGTAACGTTGTCGCGTGCACGAAAACAGGTAATCGTGCTGGGCCATGAGCCGGTTTTACAGCACAGTGCCCACTACCGGAAGATGCTGGGCGAAATGATGAGGGCAGATTTGTAA
- the proC gene encoding pyrroline-5-carboxylate reductase, with amino-acid sequence MSTRKIAIIGGGNLGTAIAQGLLKSGFSKAGDITITKRNTSTLSALKEAGVRVETDNAIAIRESEVIVVALKPYNVREVLQSFKSSFDPARHILISVVTGVSIDDLEHIVPGMPVVRAMPNTAIAIQESITCIAHKHASEEQIRYIKSMFDQLGATVSIDEKLMDAATVLGACGIAYALRYIRANIQGGIEIGFDVRTASLIAAQTVKGAAELLIRENRHPEEEIDKVTTPKGCTIAGLNEMEHQGFSSSLIKGIIASYDKIVKD; translated from the coding sequence ATGTCAACCAGGAAAATAGCCATTATAGGTGGAGGAAATCTGGGAACGGCCATTGCCCAGGGATTGCTGAAGAGCGGTTTTTCAAAGGCCGGTGATATCACTATCACCAAACGCAACACGAGTACCCTGTCAGCGCTGAAAGAAGCCGGGGTGAGGGTTGAAACGGATAATGCAATTGCTATCCGTGAGTCGGAAGTGATCGTGGTAGCCTTAAAGCCGTACAATGTGCGGGAGGTACTGCAGAGTTTTAAGAGCTCCTTTGATCCGGCCAGGCATATACTGATCAGTGTAGTAACAGGGGTGAGTATAGATGATCTCGAGCATATCGTACCCGGTATGCCGGTAGTGCGGGCTATGCCTAATACAGCGATCGCTATCCAGGAATCCATTACCTGTATAGCTCATAAGCATGCCAGTGAAGAGCAGATCCGGTATATAAAGAGCATGTTCGATCAGCTGGGAGCTACGGTGAGTATCGATGAAAAGCTGATGGATGCGGCCACCGTGCTGGGGGCATGCGGTATTGCCTATGCACTTCGTTATATCAGGGCTAATATCCAGGGAGGCATTGAAATTGGGTTCGATGTGCGTACGGCGAGCCTTATTGCGGCTCAAACGGTGAAAGGAGCGGCAGAGTTGCTGATCAGGGAAAACCGTCATCCGGAAGAAGAAATTGATAAGGTCACTACTCCCAAAGGATGTACAATTGCAGGGTTGAATGAGATGGAACACCAGGGATTCAGTTCTTCACTGATAAAGGGAATTATAGCCTCTTACGATAAAATTGTCAAGGACTAA
- a CDS encoding histidine phosphatase family protein: MKTLLLIRHAKSSWTDPDMDDFDRPLNKRGKQNAPEMAKRLISRGMVPELIISSPAKRARTTAKMMASEWKYPKQAILLEEELYLCYAATFLKVITKIDDDFGAVAIFAHNPGITDFANYLTEEIRIDNVPTTGIFGIQADTDSWKDFDLAKKKFLFFEYPRKE; this comes from the coding sequence ATGAAAACATTACTGCTAATACGTCATGCAAAATCCAGCTGGACGGATCCGGATATGGATGATTTTGACCGGCCACTCAACAAAAGGGGTAAGCAAAATGCTCCGGAAATGGCCAAAAGGCTTATTTCACGCGGTATGGTTCCGGAACTGATCATCTCGAGTCCGGCAAAAAGGGCAAGAACAACTGCCAAAATGATGGCCAGTGAGTGGAAATACCCCAAGCAAGCCATCCTGTTGGAAGAAGAACTCTACCTTTGTTATGCTGCCACCTTCCTGAAAGTAATTACCAAGATAGATGACGATTTTGGCGCAGTTGCCATTTTCGCGCATAATCCGGGAATTACTGATTTTGCCAATTATCTTACTGAAGAGATCAGAATAGACAATGTGCCTACCACCGGCATCTTTGGCATACAGGCCGATACCGATAGCTGGAAAGATTTTGATCTGGCTAAGAAAAAGTTCCTTTTCTTCGAGTACCCCCGGAAAGAGTAG
- a CDS encoding amidophosphoribosyltransferase: protein MEKQHNRGQDGAGLATVKLNTEPGVPFMHRFRSAAPQAIGDIFGKIRDEIHEIERYQPEITKYPGLMKGHVRFLGELLMGHLRYATQGKNNVELCHPFLRYNTIPARNLAMAGNFNLVNADELFKFSKAEPGETHKNSDLAAMLEVVHHFLVKEDNDGTSELDIKKILQQAFSMFDGGYHACGLIGSGDAFVIRDAHGIRPSYYYINEDVIVAASERAAIRTTFNVGENEVLELMPGNALIVKNNGEYAIEQILEPKERKACSFERIYFSRGNDEKIYKERTALGRNLSATVLKAIDNDLRNTIFSFIPNTAEIAFYGLLKGLEDYLNKIKVERILSWGNDFDAEKLSEMVNRRIRIDKIAIKDVKMRTFITEDSSRNEMVQHVYDITYGTVRPGIDSLVVIDDSIVRGTTLKESIIKMLDRLGPKKLIIVSSAPQIRYPDCYGIDMSKMGDFVAFQAAIALLKDHGKEYILQEAYGLCKELARTNTLHAQNVVKNIYKPFTPEQISAKIAEILTPKGIGAEIELIYQSIESLHQACPNNLGDWYFTGDYPTPGGNRVVNKAFMNYIEGKNERGY from the coding sequence ATGGAAAAACAGCACAACAGGGGCCAGGATGGCGCCGGGCTGGCAACCGTAAAACTGAATACCGAACCGGGGGTTCCCTTTATGCATCGTTTCCGTAGTGCCGCCCCTCAGGCCATCGGCGATATCTTCGGAAAAATCCGCGACGAAATACACGAAATAGAAAGATACCAACCGGAGATCACCAAATACCCGGGCCTCATGAAAGGCCACGTCCGTTTCCTGGGCGAGCTTCTGATGGGCCATCTTCGCTACGCTACACAGGGTAAAAACAATGTTGAACTCTGCCACCCGTTCCTCCGCTATAACACCATCCCGGCCCGGAATCTTGCAATGGCCGGAAACTTCAACCTGGTAAACGCCGACGAACTTTTCAAATTCTCCAAAGCTGAACCAGGCGAAACACACAAAAACAGCGACCTCGCTGCTATGCTGGAAGTGGTACACCATTTCCTCGTAAAAGAAGATAACGACGGCACTTCCGAACTGGACATCAAAAAGATCCTGCAACAGGCATTTTCCATGTTCGACGGAGGCTATCATGCCTGCGGCCTTATCGGCTCCGGCGATGCTTTTGTTATCAGAGATGCTCACGGCATCCGCCCATCTTACTACTATATTAATGAAGACGTCATTGTTGCTGCTTCTGAAAGGGCTGCTATCCGTACCACCTTCAACGTGGGCGAAAATGAAGTACTGGAGCTGATGCCAGGCAATGCCCTCATCGTGAAAAATAACGGCGAATACGCCATAGAACAGATCCTCGAACCCAAAGAACGCAAAGCATGCAGCTTTGAAAGGATCTACTTCTCACGCGGTAACGACGAAAAGATCTATAAAGAACGTACTGCCCTGGGCCGCAATCTTTCAGCCACCGTGCTGAAAGCCATCGATAACGACCTTCGCAATACTATCTTCTCCTTTATCCCGAACACTGCGGAAATAGCCTTCTATGGCTTATTGAAAGGCCTGGAAGACTACCTGAACAAAATAAAAGTGGAGCGTATCCTTTCCTGGGGCAATGATTTCGACGCCGAAAAGCTGTCTGAAATGGTGAATCGCCGCATTCGTATTGATAAAATCGCTATCAAAGACGTAAAAATGCGTACGTTCATCACCGAAGATTCCAGCCGTAACGAGATGGTACAGCACGTGTACGATATCACCTACGGTACTGTAAGACCCGGCATCGACTCCCTTGTTGTAATCGACGACTCTATCGTACGTGGTACCACGCTAAAGGAAAGTATCATAAAGATGCTGGATCGCCTTGGCCCTAAAAAGCTCATCATTGTATCATCAGCCCCGCAAATCCGCTACCCGGACTGCTATGGTATCGATATGAGCAAAATGGGAGATTTCGTGGCATTCCAAGCCGCTATCGCCCTGCTGAAAGATCATGGCAAGGAATATATCCTCCAGGAAGCATATGGTTTATGCAAGGAACTGGCCCGTACCAACACCCTGCACGCCCAGAACGTCGTAAAAAATATCTACAAGCCTTTCACCCCTGAGCAGATTTCCGCCAAAATCGCGGAAATACTCACTCCTAAGGGTATAGGCGCCGAAATAGAACTCATCTATCAATCCATCGAAAGCCTCCACCAGGCATGTCCGAATAACCTGGGCGACTGGTACTTTACCGGTGATTATCCTACCCCGGGCGGTAACAGAGTGGTGAACAAGGCATTCATGAATTATATCGAAGGCAAGAACGAAAGAGGATACTAA